Sequence from the Bacillus mesophilus genome:
GCGCAATCGCAGTCAGCGTTATCGCTGGATTAACAGGCTCAGCTTCAGGTGGCCAAGCAATTGCATTACCACTTTTAGCACCTCATTATATGGATATGGGTGTGAATACAGAAGCACTTCATAGAACTGTATCGATTTCATCAGGAGCTCTTGATTCATTACCACATAACGGATATGTAGTTACAACCATTCGTGCAATTTGTGGCGAAACTCATCAGGATGCCTATGGTGCAGTAGGTGCTGTAACCGTAATCGTACCACTGATTGGTACTGCTTTAGCTATTATCTTATTCTCATTCGGTCTTGGCATATAATTTGAAATAGAAAGGAATGTCTGTAACATGGTTGAAAATAAAGTTGTATTCATAACAGGTGCTGCGAGAGGAATTGGGCTTGAAATAGGTAAAACTTTTGCTGAAAATGGAGCAAAAGTAGCTCTTTCAGATTTAGATGAGGTTGGAGTTTTAGAAGCTGCTAAGACGTTACAAGAAAGTGGATATGATGTAATCGGCATCAAATGTAACGTTACAGATGAAAATGAGATGAAAAGCGCTCTAGAACAAACCGTTTCACATTTCGGTCGCATTGACTGCTTAATTAATAATGCAGGATTACAGCATGTTTCCAGTATTGAAGATTTCCCAACCGAGAAATTTGAACTATTGCTCTCAATTATGCTAACAGCTCCTTTTAAAGCAATTAAGCAAGTGTTCCCTATTATGAAGGAACAAAAATTTGGGCGTATTATTAATATGGCTTCTATAAACGGTTTAGTTGGATTTGCTGGGAAAGCGGCTTACAATAGCGCTAAACACGGAGTGATTGGATTAACGAAAGTTGCGGCTTTAGAGGGTGCAGAACATGGAATCACTGTAAATGCAGTTTGTCCTGGTTATGTTGATACTCCACTCGTCCGAAATCAACTCAGTGATCTAGCAAAAACAAGAAATGTCCCTTTAGAAAGCGTATTAGAAGAGGTAATTTATCCATTAGTTCCACAAAAAAGATTGCTATCAGTGGATGAAATTGCAAATTACGTTATGTTTTTATCTAGTGACCTGGCTAAGGGAATTACCGGTCAAGCATGTGTAATAGACGGTGGATATACAGCTCAATGATGAGAACAAAAGGCGCAAGCGACCCGTTTAGCCTCAGGCATAGCAAATGTTCCTTGATGAGAAAAAGGGCGATCTTTCCCTTTTACTCTTCAAGGGTTATTTGACCTCGAGGGGCTGGGCGCTGGAGCTAGATTACTCCAAACCATTGAAATAAGCATTCCAAAAGTTTTTATACTTTCCTATAACTTTCAAGAACCTGTAAGAACAATCTTACAGGTTCTTCTATTTATAAATTATAGGAAACACTCCCATGCAAAATCATACAATAGAAAAAACATAACTATTGGAGGTGTTTAAGATGATTCACACCGTCAAGCCAGGAGAAACACTTGCACAAATTTCACTAGATTATCGTACATCCCTTTCCATGATTATAAATGCCAACCCAACAATCAATCCTAATGTCATTTACCCTGGTCAATCGATCGTTATACCAGGACTACCTTCTCCCCATACCATCCCCTATCACATTAATGTTTCAATAAACAATCGCTCGTTAAAGCTTTTCAAAAATGGACAATTACAAAAACAATATCCTATTGCAGTCGGGAGAATTCTTCACGAAACACCTGTTGGTGACTTTATCATTATCAATAAAGCCCCAAACCCCGGAGGTCCATATGGAACAATGTGGATGAGCTTATCCAAGCAACATTATGGAATCCACGGAACAAATAATCCTAGCTCAATTGGCAAAGCCGTATCATTAGGTTGTATCCGCATGTACAATAAAGATGTTGAAGAACTTTCAAGACTGGTTCCAATTGGTACCAGAGTAACAATTAACCCCTAACATTAATCAGTCTCCTTCACTTTTTCACGAACCTCACTATTCGAATTAGAATTTTTTCCGTTTCAGTGGTAAAGTAAGAAAGTAACTATAAAAAAATCAGTAGGTGAATAATATGATCGAGATCAAAACGTCTCCACTAAGTGATGGGGAGTTCAATAGAGGAGTATTCGCTACATGCGATATAAAAAAAGGACAGCTTTTCCATGAAGCACCTGTTGTTCCTTATCCTAACGAACAGCACAAATACATTGAAAAAACTGTACTTGACGATTATGTATATGAATATGGGATCAACCATTCTGCAATCGTACTAGGTTATGGAATGCTTTTTAATCATTCCTATGAACCGAATGCCACGTATGATATTAACTTCTCAAAACATACGTTTGATTACTTTGCTTATAGAGACATAAAAGCAGGAGAAGAAATTCTGATTAACTATAACGGGGATGTCGATGACATGGACCCTCTTTGGTTTAATAAGGATAAAGCAGAGGACAAGAAATAGTCATATCTAGTTGCCTTTTCAACGCAAAGCTTTGAATATGATACTCAACTATATGAAAAAAGACGCTTCCTAATCGGAGAAAGCGTCTTTTTAATTAGAACATTTCTACTGTTTATCAACGAAGACATATACACTATAGATTTTCAAAATCACTTTCTTTAGTTAGCCATCTCGTTACTTCTTCTATGGACTTTCTTTTACCAGCAGGTACCTCTCGTCTTGGATGCCCTAAATAAAGAAACCCTAACACCTCTCCTTGTTCTGATAAACCAAAAAGCTCCCTCATTAACGGATCGTAGGAAGACTGACCTGTTCTCCAAATCCCTCCTAATCCTAATGCATGAGCAGCAAGCAACATATTTTGAATAGATGCATATACAGCTCCAAACTCCTCTTGAACAATCACTTTTTCATGATTACTAGGTTCCACGGCTGCAACAATTATTACTGGTGCACGTAGTGAATTTTCCTTCGCCTTCATAATTTTTTTTTGATTAGATTCACTTGAAGGATCCTCCATATTCTGCTCAGAGATCTTAGCTAGCACTTCTCCTAGACGGTTTCGACTATCACCCGTTAACACAAAGTACTTCCAAGGTTCTGTTTTATGATGATTCGGCGCCCATGTCCCCGCCTCGAGAACTTTCTCCAACATCTCCTTTGATACAGGTTCATCTGTGACCAGTCCACTACTTCTTCTTGACCTAATAATCTCTAAAAATTCCATCTTGGTCCCCCTCCATGTTAATTTTGAGACATTTAGACTATGTATATTCAAGAAAATTGGTTTATTTAACCTTTTATTATAATTCCTGACTTTTGTAGATTTTACTTTTATGCCTCCCTTCTCTCCATTAGGTTATTTCATGTCTAAACCTTTAAAAAATAAATTTATTTTTGGGTGTTTTTGGGTTTACAATTTATTTCCCGAAATTGTATAATATTTGGTTTTTTTCTAGTAAAATGAAACTATACTATTATTTTACTATTTTACTAGAATGGAGCAGAAGAATGAATTTCAGGACAATACTTTATACAGGTTTTGGGATGGTCATCTTCACGATGGTCATTGTTATGGTTATCTTTATAAATACACTTAACCATCAAACTCATCAAATGAATGAGATCGTAAACGATCGTTATTCAAAAATTGATATATCTAATCAAATAAAGAATGAGATTGGTGAATTAAGTCTTGGTGTCTCCAGCTATGCAAGATTAAATTATAAGGATAACAAAAAAATCCAATCTATCAGACAATCTTTCCGAACAATTGATGGTTCCTTAAGGGACCTAGAATCAAAGCTGTATCTGGAAGAGGCAAAGAATCAATTAACAATACTAGAAGATCATTATTTTTTATATAGAGCTAATGTAGAAGAAATTCTAGCATTTGATTTCTCAACAAGTTATGGTGTTTCCCCTTCCTTATTAAGTGCAGTTGATGAAATTCAACAGGACCTAGTTCTTGACCTTGAGACTCTCATCGAATTTCAAGAGGAAGAAATGAACAACACTCTATCAAATGCTGAGCAATCTAATGATAAGGTATTACAAAATATCATTATAACCCTAATTGTTAGTGCGATATTGGCACTACTCATGGCGTATATAGTAGTAAGAAGTGTTACCAAGCGCTTGCGTAAAATCAAAAATGTAATGGGTACTTTATTAGATGATAATCATGGCTACCAAAAATTAGAGGTTAGCTCAAACGACGAAATCGGTGATATTACTAGAGCCTATAATGAAATGGCAACTACTTTAGAGAGACAAGATCAATTAGAAGCTCAATACAAAGAGGAAATAGAAAATCAAAATTGGCTACAATCTTCCATAGCAGAACTCTCATTACTTGTACAAGGTATAAATGATTTACAAACATCAGGCAACCAGTATGTTCAAAAGCTAACTAACTTTGTTGATGCTAGCTGCAGCGTTTTATATTTATTGGAAAAAGATGAAGATCAAAATGAATACTTAAAAAGATACGCAACCTATGCGTTCAGTGACTCGTTCAGTGACTCCTCTCTTACTAAAATCGCTTCGGATCGGATTTCATTAGGTGAAGGTATAGTAGGCCAAGCTGCTCAATCTAAGCAAGCTATATTAATGAATGACCTCCCTAATGATTATTTACATATTTCATCAGGATTAGGAATTACACAACCAACGTCTATTATGGTTCTTCCCATTGTTACAGACGGTGAATTAATAGGTGTAATGGAGATTGCAACTCTGAAAGAAATTTCACCTCTACAGAAAATGCTATTAAAACAAGCATGTGAAGTGCTAGGAGTTACAATCAACCGAATTCAAAGACATCAACAAGTTGAACTATTACTAAAAGAATCACAAGTGTTAAACGAAGAGCTTCAATCACAATCTGAAGAACTACAGCTTCAACAAGAGGAATTAAGAACAATGAACGACGAACTTGAAGCACAAAACAAGAGCTCTGAAATGAAAACAAAAGAGCTAGAAGAAATTAAAGAAAGTCTAGAACAGAGGACAAAAGAAGTAGTTAACAGTTCAAAATACAAATCAGAGTTTATGGCTAATATGTCTCATGAGCTTAGAACACCACTCAACAGCTTATTAATACTAGCTCAAATCTTATCTCAAAACAAAGAAGGTAACCTTACTCAAACACAGCTTGAATACTCAAATACAATATATTCATCCGGTAATGATCTTCTTCAACTAATCGATTCTATACTAGACCTGTCAAAGATAGAATCAGGTAAAATGGACGTAATCGAAGGCGAAGTTTCTATAAGTGAACTCTTCACACAACTAGAGCGTCAGTTTTTACCTATGGCTAAACAAAAAGGACTAGATCTTACATTCAACAAAGACAAAGAACTTCCAGATATGATTTTTACAGATGAACAAAAGATTAACCAAATTTTAAAGAACCTACTATCTAATGCACTAAAGTTTACCGAAAAAGGAAACGTTCGTTTACAAGTCACAAAAACTGAAAAAGAGGGATTGGAGTATGCAACATTCTCTGTCATTGATACGGGTATAGGAATCCCAAGTGATCAGCTCCCATTTATGTTTGATGCATTCCGCCAAGCGGATGGAACAACTAGCCGTAAATACGGAGGTACTGGTTTAGGTCTATCTATTAGTAAAGAATTAGCTGAGCTTCTAAAAGGTTACATTCAAGGTACTAGTGCCACTGGCAACGGAAGTACATTCAGTTTGTATATACCATTAGGTAAGAAACAAAGCCTTCTTGAACTAGATGACTTACGTTCAGAAGAAGCTGTTACTGCGATTGAGCATGAATCAGCATACTTCGAGGTTGCTGCAACAAACGAACTAGAACCATTTAAGGGCAAAAAGGTACTTGTTGTAGATGATGATATGAGAAACATCTTTGCTTTGACAAGTTCATTAGAAGCAGCAGGCATGACTGTTACTTTCGCCGAAAATGGACAAGAGGCGATCGACCTTCTTCATGATGAACATACTGTTGATATTATCCTTATGGATATTATGATGCCTACTATGGATGGTTACGAAGCGATGAGAATCATACGTAGCATGGACAAGTACAAAGAACTTCCCATTGTTGCTCTTACAGCCAAAGCGATGAAAGATGATCGCCAAAAGTGTATTGATGCAGGGGCATCAGATTATATAAGCAAACCTGTCAATCTAGAACAATTATTCTCTATTATTAGAGTTTGGTTACATCATTAGTAAAAGAATCTGTTTAACGCGAGACTCCTATGGAAGAGCGGCTCACGGACTCGCCCACGGAAAGCTAGTATCCTGCAATGGAAATGACAACTAGGTTAACATAACCAAAATAACAATTTAATAAGCCAGGTGAATATATGGATTATAACAACAAAGAATCAATATCTACTTTAGATGAATGTTCAGAACTCGAACAAATAGAAATTAACTTATTATTAAAAGGAATCTATCTACGCTACGGTTTCGATTTTCAAAACTATGCTTTTACTTCTATTCGAAGAAGGATTTGGTATCGAATCAAAGCAGAAAAACTCACCACCGTTACAGCGTTACTAGAGAAAGTATTGCATGATTCC
This genomic interval carries:
- a CDS encoding response regulator, which produces MNFRTILYTGFGMVIFTMVIVMVIFINTLNHQTHQMNEIVNDRYSKIDISNQIKNEIGELSLGVSSYARLNYKDNKKIQSIRQSFRTIDGSLRDLESKLYLEEAKNQLTILEDHYFLYRANVEEILAFDFSTSYGVSPSLLSAVDEIQQDLVLDLETLIEFQEEEMNNTLSNAEQSNDKVLQNIIITLIVSAILALLMAYIVVRSVTKRLRKIKNVMGTLLDDNHGYQKLEVSSNDEIGDITRAYNEMATTLERQDQLEAQYKEEIENQNWLQSSIAELSLLVQGINDLQTSGNQYVQKLTNFVDASCSVLYLLEKDEDQNEYLKRYATYAFSDSFSDSSLTKIASDRISLGEGIVGQAAQSKQAILMNDLPNDYLHISSGLGITQPTSIMVLPIVTDGELIGVMEIATLKEISPLQKMLLKQACEVLGVTINRIQRHQQVELLLKESQVLNEELQSQSEELQLQQEELRTMNDELEAQNKSSEMKTKELEEIKESLEQRTKEVVNSSKYKSEFMANMSHELRTPLNSLLILAQILSQNKEGNLTQTQLEYSNTIYSSGNDLLQLIDSILDLSKIESGKMDVIEGEVSISELFTQLERQFLPMAKQKGLDLTFNKDKELPDMIFTDEQKINQILKNLLSNALKFTEKGNVRLQVTKTEKEGLEYATFSVIDTGIGIPSDQLPFMFDAFRQADGTTSRKYGGTGLGLSISKELAELLKGYIQGTSATGNGSTFSLYIPLGKKQSLLELDDLRSEEAVTAIEHESAYFEVAATNELEPFKGKKVLVVDDDMRNIFALTSSLEAAGMTVTFAENGQEAIDLLHDEHTVDIILMDIMMPTMDGYEAMRIIRSMDKYKELPIVALTAKAMKDDRQKCIDAGASDYISKPVNLEQLFSIIRVWLHH
- a CDS encoding nitroreductase family protein; the protein is MEFLEIIRSRRSSGLVTDEPVSKEMLEKVLEAGTWAPNHHKTEPWKYFVLTGDSRNRLGEVLAKISEQNMEDPSSESNQKKIMKAKENSLRAPVIIVAAVEPSNHEKVIVQEEFGAVYASIQNMLLAAHALGLGGIWRTGQSSYDPLMRELFGLSEQGEVLGFLYLGHPRREVPAGKRKSIEEVTRWLTKESDFENL
- a CDS encoding 3-hydroxybutyrate dehydrogenase, with the translated sequence MVENKVVFITGAARGIGLEIGKTFAENGAKVALSDLDEVGVLEAAKTLQESGYDVIGIKCNVTDENEMKSALEQTVSHFGRIDCLINNAGLQHVSSIEDFPTEKFELLLSIMLTAPFKAIKQVFPIMKEQKFGRIINMASINGLVGFAGKAAYNSAKHGVIGLTKVAALEGAEHGITVNAVCPGYVDTPLVRNQLSDLAKTRNVPLESVLEEVIYPLVPQKRLLSVDEIANYVMFLSSDLAKGITGQACVIDGGYTAQ
- a CDS encoding L,D-transpeptidase family protein, producing MIHTVKPGETLAQISLDYRTSLSMIINANPTINPNVIYPGQSIVIPGLPSPHTIPYHINVSINNRSLKLFKNGQLQKQYPIAVGRILHETPVGDFIIINKAPNPGGPYGTMWMSLSKQHYGIHGTNNPSSIGKAVSLGCIRMYNKDVEELSRLVPIGTRVTINP
- a CDS encoding SET domain-containing protein, whose protein sequence is MIEIKTSPLSDGEFNRGVFATCDIKKGQLFHEAPVVPYPNEQHKYIEKTVLDDYVYEYGINHSAIVLGYGMLFNHSYEPNATYDINFSKHTFDYFAYRDIKAGEEILINYNGDVDDMDPLWFNKDKAEDKK